In Panicum virgatum strain AP13 chromosome 4N, P.virgatum_v5, whole genome shotgun sequence, a single window of DNA contains:
- the LOC120671121 gene encoding cinnamoyl-CoA reductase 1-like, translating into MDGGGARKTVCVTGAGGFIASWLVQLLLSRGDYLVHGTVRDPSDPKNAHLMALDGAGERLRLFKADLLDYAGVAAAVAGCEGVFHVASPVPAVNPTSPDAEILAPAVTGTRNVLRASHAAGARRVVVVSSVGAVIVNPRIPDGAVVDEDCWSDEDHCRATENWYCLSKTLAEREALAYGEEVETTTDVVTVCPPWVLGPLLQPTVNTTSMRLVSYLTGENTDEKMRNMVDVRDVVEALVLALETPAASGRRLICSAHAMRVSEMVGLVRSLHPDLRQLDYPREFVEVEDEKGVSSKRLQALGWKFRTAEETLRDTIDSYKAAGILN; encoded by the exons atggacggcggcggcgcgaggaagaCGGTGTGCGTGACGGGCGCCGGTGGCTTCATCGCCTCGTGGCTCGTGCAGCTTCTGCTCTCCAGGGGCGACTACCTCGTGCATGGCACTGTTCGCGACCCGA GTGATCCCAAGAACGCGCACCTGATGGCGCTGGACGGCGCCGGGGAGCGGCTGCGGCTGTTCAAGGCCGACCTGCTGGACTACGCCGGCgtggcggccgccgtcgccggctgcGAGGGCGTCTTCCACGTCGCCAGCCCCGTCCCGGCCGTCAACCCGACGAGCCCCGAT GCGGAGATCCTGGCGCCGGCGGTGACCGGCACGCGGAACGTGCTCAGGGCCAGCCACGCGGCCGGCGCCCGCCGCGTCGTGGTGGTGTCGTCGGTCGGCGCGGTGATCGTGAACCCCAGGATCCCCGATGGCGCCGTCGTCGACGAGGACTGCTGGTCCGACGAGGACCACTGCAGAGCCACCGAG AATTGGTACTGCCTCTCCAAGACGCTGGCCGAGCGCGAGGCGCTGGCGTACGGCGAGGAGGTCGAGACGACGACGGACGTGGTCACCGTCTGCCCGCCGTGGGTGCTGGGGCCGCTGCTGCAGCCCACGGTGAACACCACCAGCATGCGCCTCGTCAGTTACCTGACAG GCGAAAACACCGACGAGAAGATGAGGAACATGGTGGACGTGCGCGACGTCGTGGAGGCGCTCGTCCTGGCGCTGGAGACCCCGGCGGCGTCCGGCCGGCGGCTCATCTGCAGCGCGCACGCGATGAGGGTGTCCGAAATGGTCGGCCTCGTCCGGAGCCTGCACCCGGACCTGAGGCAGCTGGACTACCCCAGGGA GTTTGTTGAGGTGGAAGACGAGAAGGGGGTCAGCTCCAAGAGGCTGCAGGCGCTGGGGTGGAAGTTCAGGACGGCGGAGGAGACTCTCAGGGACACCATTGACTCGTACAAGGCTGCTGGAATCCTCAACTGA
- the LOC120671157 gene encoding RNA-binding protein 24-A-like isoform X1 has product MTPQRSPAGAGGGGGTPALHYLNAPYGDTTFTKVFVGGLAWETRNEGLRAHFEVYGDILEAVVITDRTTGRSKGYGFVTFRDPESARMACMDPYPVIDGRRANCNLAILGRPGPAVPFVAPVRPVIPYNGGVAVPGGMYVQSPTYQQPPYNYSQAFVYPSYGPATYGPEYLYQQNAYGPYVGQQFVPVYGGPRTVGPAVYPYGQFGQPVPSDHAYSPGYAPGHVLPLSNQNVNAANVVRVPPVQQQFPPGGPRPQQQILVPARAPPFPQNNISEQASG; this is encoded by the exons ATGACGCCGCAGCggtcgccggcgggggccggagggggagggggcacgCCGGCGCTGCACTACCTGAACGCGCCGTACGGGGACACCACCTTCACCAAGGTCTTCGTGGGGGGCCTCGCGTGGGAGACGCGCAACGAGGGGCTGCGCGCGCACTTCGAGGTCTACGGGGACATCCTCGAGGCCGTCGTCATCACCGACCGCACCACGGGCCGCTCCAAGGGCTACGGATTC GTAACCTTCCGGGACCCAGAATCCGCGAGGATGGCCTGCATGGACCCGTACCCGGTTATTGATGGGCGGCGCGCTAATTGCAATCTCGCCATCTTAGGGAGGCCTGGTCCAGCTGTGCCTTTCG TAGCACCTGTAAGGCCGGTCATCCCATACAATGGAGGTGTGGCGGTTCCAGGGGGCATGTATGTGCAAAGCCCAACATATCAGCAACCCCCTTACAACTACTCACAGGCCTTTGTATATCCTTCTTATGG GCCAGCAACATATGGACCTGAATACTTATATCAGCAG AATGCATATGGTCCATATGTTGGACAACAGTTTGTCCCAGTTTATGGTGGTCCCAGGACAGTAGGCCCAGCAGTCTACCCGTATGGGCAGTTTGGCCAACCTGTACCAAGTGATCATGCTTATTCTCCTGGTTATGCACCAGGTCATGTTCTCCCACTATCGAATCAGAATGTTAATGCTGCAAATGTTGTGCGCGTGCCACCTGTTCAGCAACAATTTCCTCCAG GAGGCCCACGCCCTCAGCAACAGATTTTGGTCCCTGCTCGTGCACCACCATTCCCACAGAACAACATTTCTGAACAAGCATCGGGCTGA
- the LOC120671157 gene encoding RNA-binding protein 24-A-like isoform X2 has translation MTPQRSPAGAGGGGGTPALHYLNAPYGDTTFTKVFVGGLAWETRNEGLRAHFEVYGDILEAVVITDRTTGRSKGYGFVTFRDPESARMACMDPYPVIDGRRANCNLAILGRPGPAVPFAPVRPVIPYNGGVAVPGGMYVQSPTYQQPPYNYSQAFVYPSYGPATYGPEYLYQQNAYGPYVGQQFVPVYGGPRTVGPAVYPYGQFGQPVPSDHAYSPGYAPGHVLPLSNQNVNAANVVRVPPVQQQFPPGGPRPQQQILVPARAPPFPQNNISEQASG, from the exons ATGACGCCGCAGCggtcgccggcgggggccggagggggagggggcacgCCGGCGCTGCACTACCTGAACGCGCCGTACGGGGACACCACCTTCACCAAGGTCTTCGTGGGGGGCCTCGCGTGGGAGACGCGCAACGAGGGGCTGCGCGCGCACTTCGAGGTCTACGGGGACATCCTCGAGGCCGTCGTCATCACCGACCGCACCACGGGCCGCTCCAAGGGCTACGGATTC GTAACCTTCCGGGACCCAGAATCCGCGAGGATGGCCTGCATGGACCCGTACCCGGTTATTGATGGGCGGCGCGCTAATTGCAATCTCGCCATCTTAGGGAGGCCTGGTCCAGCTGTGCCTTTCG CACCTGTAAGGCCGGTCATCCCATACAATGGAGGTGTGGCGGTTCCAGGGGGCATGTATGTGCAAAGCCCAACATATCAGCAACCCCCTTACAACTACTCACAGGCCTTTGTATATCCTTCTTATGG GCCAGCAACATATGGACCTGAATACTTATATCAGCAG AATGCATATGGTCCATATGTTGGACAACAGTTTGTCCCAGTTTATGGTGGTCCCAGGACAGTAGGCCCAGCAGTCTACCCGTATGGGCAGTTTGGCCAACCTGTACCAAGTGATCATGCTTATTCTCCTGGTTATGCACCAGGTCATGTTCTCCCACTATCGAATCAGAATGTTAATGCTGCAAATGTTGTGCGCGTGCCACCTGTTCAGCAACAATTTCCTCCAG GAGGCCCACGCCCTCAGCAACAGATTTTGGTCCCTGCTCGTGCACCACCATTCCCACAGAACAACATTTCTGAACAAGCATCGGGCTGA